The Stieleria sp. JC731 genome has a segment encoding these proteins:
- a CDS encoding response regulator, which translates to MRILLVDDEPQVLRGITRMIRAEQDDWDIRTATSGTEALELLDVSAFNVIVSDMSMPVMDGAELLDIVERRSPATMRIILSGQADRESILRAVKPVHQYLAKPCDPNILISTIRGIESYQSAITSPEVLEAAGNYHDFWTPPSIREAIEKELAAEPSSTKSLANAISHDPILTGKVLQLANSSIFGPKTPIVSMEQSLSLIGVDMLQTMVTPIPAPSQTPAFDTAATAEIFEHGISVAKTARQIAESESDDQKLIDTVFSAALLQDIGKIILSHSFPKRYQSILDQAASDGTPSCEAEQLEFGASHPQLGAYLLELWGLPKELSETVANHHDAECCQEAGQVSQIVFAARFITEQKTNSQANPETSQLPTKLDQLIGRWKSRPTEEAKHAVHETQNSTPAFHA; encoded by the coding sequence ATGAGGATCTTACTCGTCGACGATGAGCCCCAAGTGTTGCGAGGCATAACTCGCATGATCCGAGCGGAACAAGACGACTGGGATATCCGGACTGCCACGTCGGGAACCGAAGCACTCGAATTGCTCGACGTGTCTGCGTTTAACGTCATCGTCTCCGACATGAGCATGCCCGTGATGGACGGTGCCGAACTGCTTGACATCGTGGAACGACGCTCCCCGGCAACAATGCGCATCATCCTTTCCGGACAGGCTGACCGGGAATCGATTCTCCGCGCGGTTAAGCCGGTACACCAGTACCTCGCGAAACCTTGCGACCCAAATATATTGATCAGTACCATCCGCGGCATCGAATCCTACCAGTCAGCGATCACCTCCCCAGAAGTTCTTGAGGCTGCAGGAAACTATCACGATTTCTGGACACCACCAAGTATCCGTGAAGCGATCGAAAAAGAGCTAGCCGCCGAACCATCGTCTACCAAATCGCTTGCCAACGCAATTTCTCACGACCCAATCCTTACCGGAAAGGTCCTGCAGTTAGCGAATTCGTCAATCTTCGGTCCCAAGACACCAATCGTCAGCATGGAGCAGAGCCTTTCGCTGATCGGTGTTGATATGTTGCAAACGATGGTGACACCAATTCCCGCACCATCACAGACACCGGCGTTTGACACTGCGGCAACCGCAGAAATCTTTGAACACGGGATCAGCGTCGCCAAGACCGCTCGTCAAATTGCGGAATCGGAATCGGACGATCAGAAATTGATCGACACCGTCTTTTCAGCCGCTCTCCTACAAGACATTGGCAAGATCATTCTTAGCCATTCATTCCCTAAACGCTACCAATCGATACTCGACCAAGCGGCATCCGACGGCACGCCTTCCTGCGAAGCTGAACAACTGGAGTTTGGCGCGTCGCACCCGCAGTTGGGAGCCTATCTGCTTGAGCTCTGGGGGCTTCCTAAGGAGCTGAGCGAAACCGTCGCCAATCATCACGATGCCGAATGCTGCCAAGAAGCCGGCCAAGTCAGCCAGATTGTTTTTGCCGCACGTTTCATCACCGAGCAGAAAACAAACTCGCAAGCGAATCCCGAAACCTCGCAACTGCCAACGAAACTCGACCAGTTGATCGGCCGGTGGAAATCCCGGCCTACAGAAGAAGCGAAGCACGCAGTACATGAGACTCAAAACTCCACTCCGGCTTTCCACGCTTAG
- a CDS encoding ATP-binding protein: MSIDSASNRFLRILVIDDNQAIHGDFDKILLRNNQSSPLDDLDAELFGRKDKPQPSVAFDLAHATQGKDGLEILERSMQEGKPFGVAFVDMRMPPGWDGVETIQRLWAADPNLQVVICTAYSDHSWQRIVEKLGYNDRLLVLKKPFDEIEVVQLATSLCEKRRLLEVSRSKMNSLEQEVSSQAIELQEAHENAETLIQSITSVLICIDEHGKVSRWNPIAEQLFSINKSQAIGHPYIDLPIDWHDKQLAANLTNERSSDGPCRSELMFTDRQGTTTTLEVNVFPIVGAPQSQTRLIIANDITLQKKLQSQLEQAQKLESVGQLAAGVAHEINTPMQYIGDNIRYVSRTIDRFDSLLKYLPDLLDETISDEEIVLRRKTLSCDIPADKMGSWLSQLSEALSDSIQGVDTVAKIVSAMKELSHPGTQEKSRIDLNRILHSAITVAKSEWKHIADVRIDACSDMPPLMGFPSELNQAILNIIVNAVHAIRDRIATQGIERGQIYIKTSFNEDFAIISIADNGGGVPVEIRDKVFEPFFTTKEIGKGTGQGLAIAHSAVVSKHGGTLSLEVREGQGSKFTLQIPFEKEKATELNTATAQTGIYQ; encoded by the coding sequence ATGTCGATTGATAGTGCTTCCAACCGTTTCCTACGGATCCTAGTGATCGATGACAATCAAGCGATTCATGGTGACTTCGACAAGATCCTTCTTCGCAACAATCAAAGCTCCCCGCTCGACGACCTCGATGCTGAACTGTTTGGTCGCAAAGACAAACCGCAGCCTTCAGTCGCATTTGATCTCGCACACGCGACACAAGGCAAAGACGGTCTGGAGATTCTGGAACGGTCGATGCAAGAGGGCAAGCCTTTTGGCGTCGCATTCGTCGATATGCGGATGCCTCCGGGATGGGATGGCGTCGAAACCATTCAGCGACTGTGGGCGGCCGACCCAAATCTACAAGTCGTCATCTGCACCGCCTACTCCGACCATAGCTGGCAACGTATCGTCGAAAAGCTGGGATACAACGATCGACTGCTCGTACTGAAAAAGCCGTTCGACGAAATCGAGGTTGTTCAACTGGCAACTTCATTGTGCGAGAAGCGACGCCTTCTAGAGGTCTCGCGATCCAAAATGAATTCGCTCGAACAAGAAGTTTCATCGCAAGCGATCGAATTGCAAGAAGCCCATGAAAACGCGGAGACACTGATTCAGTCGATCACCTCCGTCCTGATCTGCATCGATGAACATGGCAAGGTGTCTCGCTGGAACCCTATCGCGGAACAACTCTTTTCGATCAACAAAAGCCAAGCGATTGGACACCCCTATATTGACCTTCCGATTGATTGGCACGACAAGCAACTTGCAGCCAACCTAACTAACGAACGCTCCTCAGATGGACCTTGCCGCTCCGAACTTATGTTCACCGACCGTCAAGGCACAACCACAACCCTTGAGGTAAACGTCTTCCCGATCGTTGGTGCACCACAATCTCAGACTCGCCTTATCATCGCCAATGACATCACTCTACAAAAGAAGCTTCAATCACAACTTGAGCAGGCACAAAAACTTGAATCCGTTGGTCAACTGGCCGCCGGGGTGGCACACGAGATCAACACCCCGATGCAGTACATCGGCGACAACATTCGCTATGTCTCCAGGACCATTGATCGATTCGATTCGCTACTGAAATACCTACCAGATCTGCTGGATGAAACAATCAGTGATGAAGAGATTGTTTTGCGCAGAAAAACGCTCTCTTGTGACATCCCAGCTGACAAAATGGGATCCTGGCTTTCACAGCTATCTGAGGCTCTATCGGATTCCATTCAAGGCGTCGACACGGTCGCCAAAATTGTTTCCGCGATGAAAGAACTGTCTCATCCCGGAACTCAGGAAAAATCGAGGATTGACCTGAACCGCATCCTTCATTCCGCGATCACGGTGGCAAAAAGCGAATGGAAGCATATCGCCGATGTTCGAATTGACGCATGCTCCGACATGCCGCCGCTGATGGGTTTCCCTAGCGAACTCAATCAAGCAATCTTAAACATCATTGTCAACGCAGTTCACGCGATCCGGGACCGTATCGCAACGCAGGGAATTGAGCGAGGACAGATCTACATCAAAACCAGTTTCAACGAAGACTTCGCCATCATATCGATCGCTGACAACGGTGGTGGTGTCCCAGTCGAAATTCGAGACAAAGTCTTTGAACCATTCTTCACAACCAAAGAAATCGGTAAAGGCACAGGTCAAGGTTTAGCGATCGCCCATTCGGCGGTGGTTAGCAAACACGGTGGCACACTATCGCTGGAGGTACGCGAAGGTCAGGGATCTAAGTTCACTTTACAAATCCCTTTCGAAAAAGAGAAAGCAACCGAACTCAACACCGCTACCGCGCAAACCGGAATCTACCAATGA
- a CDS encoding PAS domain-containing sensor histidine kinase gives MNSRSTETDLSKTRYDKECRWVHRFMGRLMLGQWLLGTIFALFWTPKTWIGSTSEIHIHVWAAIVAGGALSTFTILWLKTFPKSAHSRHVAAIAQMLWSSMLIHLSGGRIETHFHILASLAILSAYRDWKVLVTATLAIAIDHFVRGVFYPLSVFGIVTESPVRWLEHVGWVVFEVAFLIPSCRRLRSEFKELCDRQTEIENAKQSVDQKVSERTQELVQTNSLLLKKTREAEKLAMVAKHTDNAVAITDGNGKIEWINEGFTRISGYTLGEITGKHLLEYLYCSDTSPRMAAVVRDAFTNGEGCNLELRNRRKNGELYWLATEVRPIKNRGGQVNRFIVIDRDISERKNVELSLAEAEQQLRSILDNVPGAFYRRHLSSEGKSIFMSRWIEKITGYPADEFVVSNPNAPSTTKSKRSHLDLIHPEDEERVRKHVNSLITERGEFSIEYRIVDKNKNIRWVWERGKCVDNCGDNPLIDGTIFDITERILAEQENQKLHQDLLDVSRQAGMAEIATGVLHNVGNILNSVNVSASILRKQIEEGSLDKLERISGLISEYESDFFQNIKQEHSGRVIPEYIRRVTDAFKRERELMVEEFGDLVSNVDHIKTIISVQQSMAKCSGLVQKLDVHDVFRDAISANKASIQKNHITIEQCVDDNVPTFMSDKHRILQILINLIKNAIDALVESGHLSPKVTVAASCTGEWLALRVSDNGIGIPPDRLNQIFQHGFTTKKTGFGFGLHSSANSAKEIGGLLTGFSEGVGHGATFELQLPLNEKSVRESLYQEDICIIGNFENEHVD, from the coding sequence ATGAATTCCAGATCGACAGAAACCGACCTGTCCAAGACAAGGTACGACAAAGAATGCCGATGGGTCCATCGATTCATGGGACGGCTGATGCTTGGCCAGTGGCTTCTGGGAACCATATTCGCCCTTTTTTGGACTCCTAAAACTTGGATCGGAAGCACCAGCGAAATCCATATCCATGTATGGGCGGCCATCGTTGCCGGCGGAGCGCTGTCAACATTTACGATCCTATGGCTAAAGACCTTTCCAAAATCTGCACACTCGCGTCATGTCGCCGCTATCGCCCAGATGCTTTGGTCTTCGATGCTGATCCACCTTTCCGGTGGTCGTATTGAGACGCACTTCCACATCCTCGCATCGCTGGCAATTTTATCCGCCTACCGTGACTGGAAGGTACTCGTCACCGCGACACTGGCAATCGCCATTGACCATTTCGTTCGCGGTGTGTTCTATCCGCTATCGGTTTTTGGAATCGTCACCGAAAGCCCGGTACGTTGGCTGGAACACGTCGGCTGGGTCGTATTTGAAGTCGCGTTCCTGATCCCCAGCTGCCGCAGACTTCGTAGCGAGTTCAAAGAACTGTGTGATCGACAAACCGAGATCGAAAACGCGAAGCAAAGCGTCGACCAAAAAGTCAGCGAGCGCACCCAGGAATTGGTTCAGACTAACTCGCTGCTACTTAAAAAGACTCGCGAAGCTGAAAAATTGGCGATGGTCGCCAAACACACCGACAATGCCGTCGCGATTACAGACGGCAATGGAAAAATCGAATGGATCAATGAGGGGTTCACTCGCATCTCGGGATACACCCTTGGAGAGATCACCGGAAAACATTTGCTGGAATACCTTTATTGCAGTGACACCAGTCCTCGAATGGCAGCGGTCGTGCGAGACGCTTTTACCAACGGTGAAGGCTGCAACCTGGAACTCCGCAACCGAAGAAAGAACGGTGAACTCTATTGGCTAGCGACTGAGGTTCGCCCCATCAAAAATCGTGGAGGCCAAGTTAATCGCTTCATCGTTATCGATCGAGACATCAGCGAACGCAAGAATGTCGAACTGTCCCTCGCTGAAGCGGAACAACAACTTCGGTCAATCCTCGACAATGTTCCGGGGGCATTCTACCGACGGCACCTGTCGAGCGAAGGCAAAAGCATTTTTATGAGCCGGTGGATCGAAAAGATCACCGGATACCCGGCGGACGAATTCGTCGTCTCTAACCCCAACGCCCCGAGCACCACCAAAAGCAAACGCTCTCACCTGGACCTCATACACCCAGAGGATGAAGAGCGGGTCCGCAAACACGTCAATTCATTGATCACCGAGCGAGGTGAATTCTCGATCGAATATCGAATCGTCGACAAAAACAAAAACATTCGTTGGGTCTGGGAACGCGGAAAATGTGTAGACAACTGCGGCGACAACCCATTGATCGACGGAACGATCTTCGACATCACCGAACGAATACTCGCCGAACAAGAGAATCAAAAACTGCATCAAGACCTACTTGATGTCTCCCGCCAGGCTGGCATGGCAGAGATCGCAACGGGGGTCCTACACAACGTCGGCAACATCTTGAACAGCGTCAATGTGTCGGCCTCCATTCTGCGGAAGCAAATCGAAGAAGGCTCACTGGATAAGCTTGAGCGAATCTCCGGCTTGATCTCTGAATATGAATCCGATTTCTTCCAAAATATCAAGCAGGAACATAGCGGTCGGGTTATCCCCGAATACATCAGACGCGTCACTGATGCGTTTAAACGTGAGCGAGAATTGATGGTCGAAGAGTTTGGAGACCTCGTATCCAACGTCGACCACATCAAAACAATTATCTCCGTCCAACAGTCGATGGCAAAGTGCAGCGGGCTAGTTCAAAAACTTGATGTTCATGATGTATTCCGTGACGCCATCTCCGCAAACAAAGCATCGATTCAGAAAAACCATATCACTATCGAACAGTGTGTCGACGACAACGTCCCGACGTTCATGTCGGACAAGCATCGCATTCTCCAAATCCTGATCAACTTGATCAAAAACGCGATTGACGCACTTGTCGAGTCAGGACACCTGTCGCCCAAAGTCACCGTCGCGGCAAGCTGCACTGGAGAGTGGCTAGCACTTCGCGTCAGTGACAATGGAATTGGGATCCCGCCTGATCGTTTGAACCAAATTTTTCAACATGGCTTCACAACGAAGAAAACAGGTTTTGGTTTTGGATTACACAGCAGTGCAAATTCAGCTAAAGAAATTGGTGGCTTGCTAACCGGTTTCAGCGAAGGTGTCGGCCATGGAGCAACTTTTGAACTTCAGCTTCCACTGAACGAGAAATCAGTCAGAGAATCACTATACCAAGAAGATATTTGCATAATAGGAAATTTCGAAAATGAACATGTCGATTGA
- a CDS encoding 2-oxoacid:acceptor oxidoreductase subunit alpha — MTTKDVKSVTGITVRLAGDSGDGMQLLGTQLTNTSALAGNDVATFPDFPAEIRAPRGTRAGVSGFQVQFAKEEIFTPGDTLDALVVMNPAALVTNIGDLRKGGILIANDDGFTDKDFKLAKVDANPLEATVINDSYRLFRVNMTELTRKAVSEHGLSPKVADRCKNFFAMGLVYWLFGRSLDPTLRFIEAKFGKKPEVASANEAALRAGWAYGETTEAFGESYQVEAAELEPGTYRNIMGNQALALGLVAASKLSNKELFYGTYPITPASDILHELTKHKNFGVRTFQAEDEIAAVCATIGAAFGGTMAVTASSGPGIALKAEAMGLGMMLELPMVVVNVQRGGPSTGLPTKTEQSDLLQSMFGRNGESPLPIIAPRSPADCFDMAIEAWRIAVECMVPVMLLSDGYIANGSEPWKLPEMAELPEIVVSHPEGADSDEPFLPYLRDENLSRPWAIPGTEGLMHRVGGLEKQHETGNVSYDPANHQFMVQTRANKVAKIAERIPEQDVVGETSGDLLVVSWGGTYGACLTAVRRCQEAGHRVSHAHIRYLNPLPRNIGDLLKSFDKVLVPELNMGQLRMLLRSEFLVDCIGFNKVQGKPFSVSELIEAIESHLPSAVPA; from the coding sequence ATGACTACTAAAGACGTCAAATCGGTCACTGGAATCACCGTGCGATTGGCCGGTGATTCGGGTGACGGTATGCAATTGTTGGGGACACAACTTACCAACACCAGTGCATTGGCCGGAAACGACGTTGCGACGTTCCCCGACTTTCCCGCCGAAATTCGAGCCCCCCGTGGGACTCGCGCTGGTGTCAGCGGTTTTCAGGTCCAGTTCGCAAAGGAAGAGATCTTTACTCCCGGCGATACCCTGGATGCGTTGGTGGTGATGAATCCTGCGGCGCTGGTGACCAATATTGGTGACCTTCGCAAAGGCGGCATCCTAATTGCCAACGACGACGGATTCACCGACAAAGATTTCAAGTTGGCCAAGGTTGATGCCAATCCCTTGGAAGCGACCGTCATCAACGATAGTTATCGCCTGTTCCGCGTGAACATGACCGAGTTGACTCGGAAGGCGGTTTCCGAACACGGTTTAAGTCCCAAAGTTGCCGACCGTTGTAAGAACTTTTTCGCAATGGGATTGGTGTACTGGCTGTTCGGCCGTTCGCTCGATCCGACTTTGCGATTTATCGAAGCCAAATTCGGCAAAAAGCCCGAAGTCGCGTCGGCAAACGAGGCGGCTCTTCGTGCCGGTTGGGCGTACGGAGAAACGACCGAAGCGTTCGGCGAAAGCTACCAAGTCGAAGCGGCGGAGCTGGAACCCGGAACGTACCGCAACATCATGGGCAACCAAGCTTTGGCGCTCGGATTGGTCGCGGCAAGCAAGCTGAGCAACAAGGAACTGTTCTACGGAACGTATCCGATCACGCCGGCTAGCGATATTTTGCACGAGCTGACCAAGCACAAGAACTTTGGCGTGCGTACCTTCCAAGCGGAAGACGAAATCGCTGCGGTTTGCGCAACGATCGGAGCTGCGTTCGGCGGTACGATGGCGGTTACCGCAAGTAGCGGTCCCGGCATCGCGTTGAAAGCCGAAGCGATGGGTTTGGGCATGATGTTGGAACTGCCGATGGTCGTCGTCAACGTCCAACGCGGCGGCCCTAGCACAGGCTTGCCAACGAAGACAGAACAGAGCGACCTGTTGCAATCGATGTTCGGACGCAATGGCGAGTCGCCACTTCCGATCATCGCGCCGCGATCCCCGGCTGACTGTTTCGATATGGCGATCGAGGCATGGCGAATCGCGGTTGAATGCATGGTTCCGGTGATGCTGTTGTCGGACGGTTACATCGCCAACGGTAGCGAGCCATGGAAACTGCCTGAAATGGCGGAGCTTCCCGAAATCGTTGTATCGCACCCTGAAGGTGCCGATTCCGACGAGCCATTTTTGCCTTACCTACGTGATGAAAATCTTTCGCGTCCTTGGGCAATCCCGGGGACCGAAGGACTGATGCACCGCGTCGGCGGCTTGGAAAAACAGCATGAAACCGGCAACGTCAGTTATGACCCAGCCAACCACCAGTTCATGGTTCAAACCCGTGCCAACAAAGTAGCGAAAATCGCCGAACGCATTCCTGAACAGGACGTCGTCGGCGAAACCAGCGGCGACCTATTGGTGGTTTCCTGGGGCGGTACGTACGGTGCTTGCTTGACTGCCGTTCGCCGATGCCAAGAGGCCGGACACCGCGTCAGTCATGCACATATCCGATACCTCAATCCGCTGCCACGTAACATCGGTGACTTGTTGAAATCATTCGACAAAGTCCTGGTGCCTGAACTGAACATGGGGCAACTTCGCATGCTGCTCCGAAGCGAATTCCTGGTCGACTGTATCGGTTTCAACAAAGTTCAAGGGAAGCCATTTTCCGTCAGTGAACTGATCGAAGCGATCGAAAGCCACCTGCCATCGGCGGTGCCAGCGTAG
- a CDS encoding 2-oxoacid:ferredoxin oxidoreductase subunit beta has translation MALPVLKAADFASDQDVRWCPGCGDYSILAQMKKVLPELGVPREKTVFISGIGCSSRFPYYMNTYGMHSIHGRAPTFATGLKATRPDLMVWVITGDGDALSIGGNHFIHVLRRNVDLNIVLFNNRIYGLTKGQYSPTTNEGQVTKSTPMGSIDHPLSPLSVALAAEATFVARSLDAHVKHLGMVLKRAAEHKGTSLVEVYQNCNVFNDGAMAYAQEKKQRADNVVELEHGKPLVFGKDNEKGIRLMGNHLQIVERSEVPDDDLLIHDEKDPNPSIQMMLARMRYPTMPEPIGVLRDVEGVATYNDQINDQVKLARETRGEGDLQKLISAGDTWVVK, from the coding sequence ATGGCACTTCCCGTTCTAAAAGCCGCCGATTTTGCATCCGATCAAGACGTCCGATGGTGTCCTGGTTGTGGTGACTATTCCATTTTGGCGCAAATGAAAAAGGTCTTGCCCGAGTTGGGTGTGCCTCGTGAGAAAACCGTCTTCATCAGCGGCATCGGTTGTAGCAGCCGGTTTCCGTACTACATGAACACGTACGGTATGCACAGCATCCACGGTCGGGCCCCAACATTCGCAACCGGCCTGAAAGCCACGCGTCCGGACCTGATGGTCTGGGTCATCACCGGCGACGGTGATGCGCTGTCGATCGGCGGAAACCACTTCATTCACGTGTTGCGTCGAAACGTCGACTTGAACATCGTCCTGTTCAACAACCGGATTTATGGATTGACCAAAGGTCAGTACAGCCCGACGACTAATGAAGGTCAGGTGACCAAGAGTACTCCGATGGGGTCGATCGATCACCCGTTGAGTCCTCTGTCTGTCGCGTTGGCTGCCGAGGCAACCTTTGTGGCCCGTTCCTTGGATGCTCACGTTAAGCATTTGGGAATGGTGCTCAAGCGAGCGGCCGAACACAAAGGCACATCCTTGGTTGAGGTTTACCAAAACTGCAACGTGTTCAACGACGGTGCGATGGCCTATGCACAGGAAAAGAAGCAGCGTGCCGATAACGTTGTGGAGCTTGAACACGGCAAGCCACTCGTGTTTGGTAAAGACAACGAGAAGGGCATTCGCTTGATGGGCAACCACTTGCAAATCGTCGAGCGTAGCGAAGTTCCAGACGATGACTTGTTGATCCACGACGAGAAGGACCCCAATCCGTCAATCCAAATGATGTTGGCGCGGATGCGGTATCCCACGATGCCGGAACCGATCGGTGTTCTGCGTGACGTCGAAGGCGTCGCGACCTATAACGATCAGATCAATGATCAAGTTAAATTGGCCCGAGAAACCCGCGGTGAAGGCGACTTGCAAAAGTTGATTTCAGCCGGTGACACCTGGGTCGTTAAATAG
- the cysK gene encoding cysteine synthase A, which translates to MPRGKLYSDATKAFGDTPMIQINRLVPEGGATVFAKCEFFQPLNSVKDRIGVAMIEAGEKDGTINAGTHIIEPTSGNTGIALAFVCAAKGYKLTLTMPESMSVERRALLRAMGANLVLTPAGEGMKGAINKAAELVDENENAFMPQQFENPANPAIHEATTGPEIWEDSGQQIDAIVAGVGTGGTISGVARYLKSKNPDFKAFAVEPVHSPVISGGAPGKHRIQGIGAGFIPKNLDTSLIDDVVQVDDEDAFAWGRRLAKEEGIVAGISSGANMWAAAQVAARPEMKGKRIVTVMCSLGERYLSTPLFGDLGM; encoded by the coding sequence ATGCCACGTGGAAAGCTTTACTCCGATGCAACGAAGGCCTTTGGCGACACACCGATGATTCAGATCAATCGGCTGGTTCCCGAAGGCGGAGCGACGGTCTTCGCAAAGTGTGAATTCTTTCAGCCGCTCAACAGCGTCAAGGATCGGATCGGCGTTGCGATGATCGAGGCAGGTGAGAAAGACGGCACGATTAATGCCGGAACTCATATCATCGAGCCTACCAGTGGAAACACCGGGATCGCATTGGCATTTGTTTGTGCGGCGAAGGGCTACAAGCTGACGTTGACCATGCCGGAGTCCATGTCGGTTGAACGGCGTGCGTTGCTGCGAGCGATGGGTGCAAACCTAGTGCTGACCCCAGCCGGCGAAGGTATGAAAGGCGCCATCAACAAGGCCGCGGAATTGGTAGATGAAAACGAGAACGCTTTCATGCCACAGCAATTCGAAAACCCGGCCAACCCGGCAATTCACGAAGCAACTACCGGTCCGGAAATCTGGGAAGACAGCGGCCAACAGATCGATGCCATTGTTGCAGGTGTCGGAACCGGTGGAACGATTTCCGGTGTTGCTCGCTATTTGAAGTCCAAGAATCCCGATTTCAAGGCGTTCGCTGTCGAACCGGTTCATTCACCCGTGATCAGTGGTGGTGCACCAGGGAAACACCGAATCCAGGGTATCGGCGCGGGCTTTATCCCCAAGAACTTGGATACGAGCCTAATCGACGATGTGGTCCAAGTTGATGACGAGGACGCCTTCGCATGGGGCCGACGCCTAGCCAAAGAAGAAGGGATCGTCGCTGGTATTAGCAGTGGTGCCAACATGTGGGCTGCCGCACAGGTTGCCGCACGTCCTGAAATGAAAGGCAAGCGAATCGTTACCGTGATGTGCAGCCTCGGCGAACGTTATCTAAGCACCCCACTGTTTGGCGATCTTGGCATGTAG
- a CDS encoding DUF4261 domain-containing protein — MAKGLFTQGMCVLLRQPVSLEKLQESLSSFDLVGVQESVVDNASPETLVMEFRPEVGGHLLVTPSTEKWPDDMGDPESTPDVFVAWSLGQFGPLAFPGCLERAAEQSWTWEEGEKAVAEHTCHVRLLISYVLGSESEDQEDDDSEDDVVLIPDDYDAMAELKFLMRAVSELLELPEAICYFNPGGEVLRDQSGLRQGLNFAWNYDLPPLDMWSNVRLFRTEESWVLMDTVGMGQLDLPDMEAVYDTDKYDPEDVERFLRNASLYLMNSTEEFEDGDTADGPGDISWIALECDDSLSDPPRETIRWVPDDGSEPPESLLRRAEVDIDDAYDEEPDDLDDEAFEA, encoded by the coding sequence ATGGCGAAAGGTTTATTCACCCAGGGAATGTGCGTGCTGTTGAGGCAGCCGGTCTCTCTGGAAAAACTGCAGGAATCGCTATCGTCATTCGATTTGGTCGGTGTCCAAGAATCCGTGGTCGACAACGCGTCGCCAGAGACTTTGGTGATGGAGTTTCGTCCGGAAGTCGGTGGCCATCTTCTGGTGACTCCTTCGACCGAAAAATGGCCCGACGATATGGGCGATCCGGAGTCGACGCCCGATGTTTTCGTCGCATGGTCACTTGGGCAATTCGGACCGCTCGCATTTCCCGGTTGCTTGGAACGCGCTGCCGAACAATCGTGGACTTGGGAGGAAGGCGAAAAAGCGGTCGCGGAACATACCTGTCATGTCCGACTGTTGATCAGCTATGTGTTGGGGTCAGAGTCAGAAGACCAGGAAGACGACGATTCCGAAGATGACGTTGTCTTGATTCCAGACGACTATGATGCGATGGCCGAACTGAAGTTCTTGATGCGAGCCGTGTCTGAACTGCTGGAACTGCCCGAAGCGATCTGCTACTTCAATCCCGGTGGCGAAGTGCTGCGAGACCAAAGCGGTTTGCGGCAGGGACTGAACTTTGCCTGGAACTACGACCTACCTCCATTGGACATGTGGTCCAATGTTCGTCTGTTTCGAACTGAGGAATCTTGGGTCCTGATGGATACGGTCGGTATGGGGCAGCTCGATTTGCCGGATATGGAAGCGGTCTACGATACCGACAAGTATGATCCGGAGGATGTCGAGCGTTTCTTGCGCAACGCGTCGCTGTATCTGATGAACAGTACCGAGGAATTTGAAGACGGCGACACGGCCGATGGTCCCGGTGACATTTCTTGGATCGCGCTAGAATGCGACGACAGTTTGTCTGATCCGCCGCGAGAAACGATTCGCTGGGTTCCCGATGATGGTTCTGAGCCGCCAGAATCTCTTCTACGGCGTGCCGAAGTTGACATCGACGATGCGTACGATGAAGAACCCGACGATCTCGATGACGAAGCATTCGAGGCTTAG